A single region of the Rhizobium binae genome encodes:
- a CDS encoding shikimate dehydrogenase: MAETLLKPLKAGLIGADIQASLTPAMHMQEGAAQGLDYAYELIDLTSLNATPADLSRLIEDAEVRGLAGLNITHPCKQRVIPLLDNLSPEARALGAVNTVVLKGGRRFGHNTDWWGFAESFRRGLPQADLSSAVQLGAGGAGVATAYAILTLGLDRLTVFDREHERAVDLAEAMSALFPGAVITAGSDLAASMQGASGLIHATPTGMAKYPGVPLPPDLLESRHWVAEIVYFPLETELLRQARARGCRTLDGGGMAVFQAVGAFRLITGMEPDASRMLMHFKTMTT; this comes from the coding sequence ATGGCCGAGACACTGCTGAAACCGTTGAAGGCCGGGCTGATCGGCGCCGACATCCAGGCCTCGCTGACGCCTGCGATGCATATGCAGGAAGGTGCGGCGCAGGGGCTGGACTATGCCTATGAACTGATCGACCTTACCAGCCTGAACGCGACGCCGGCCGATCTTTCCCGGCTCATCGAGGACGCCGAGGTACGCGGCCTAGCCGGCCTCAACATTACCCATCCCTGCAAGCAGCGCGTTATTCCCCTGCTCGACAACTTGTCGCCCGAGGCCCGCGCGCTCGGCGCCGTCAATACCGTCGTCCTGAAAGGCGGCCGGCGTTTCGGCCACAATACCGACTGGTGGGGTTTTGCCGAAAGCTTTCGGCGCGGGCTGCCGCAGGCCGACCTTTCCTCCGCCGTTCAGCTCGGCGCAGGCGGGGCGGGTGTTGCGACCGCCTATGCGATCCTGACACTGGGCCTTGATCGGCTGACGGTCTTCGATCGCGAGCATGAGCGCGCCGTCGATCTGGCCGAAGCGATGTCCGCGCTCTTTCCCGGCGCGGTGATCACTGCCGGCAGCGACCTTGCCGCCTCGATGCAGGGCGCATCCGGGCTGATCCATGCGACGCCGACGGGCATGGCGAAATACCCCGGTGTGCCGCTTCCGCCGGACCTCCTGGAATCGCGGCATTGGGTCGCCGAGATCGTCTATTTTCCTTTGGAAACCGAGCTTCTGCGGCAGGCAAGAGCGCGCGGCTGCAGAACGCTCGACGGCGGCGGCATGGCGGTATTCCAGGCCGTCGGTGCCTTTCGTCTGATCACCGGCATGGAGCCTGATGCCAGCCGTATGCTGATGCATTTCAAGACGATGACGACATAA